From the genome of Castor canadensis chromosome 4, mCasCan1.hap1v2, whole genome shotgun sequence, one region includes:
- the Agxt gene encoding alanine--glyoxylate aminotransferase gives MFRALAKASVALGPRAAGWVRTMASHQLLVHPPETLRKPLSVPNRLLLGPGPSNLAPRVQVAGGLQMIGHMHEEMLQIMDEIKQGIQYVFQTQNPLTLVVTGSGHCALETALFNLLEPGDSFLVGSNGIWGQRAAEIGERIGARVHSMIKEAGCHYTLQEVEEGLAQHKPVLLFLTHGESSSGVMQPLDGFGELCHRYQCLLLIDAVASLGGVPIYMDQQGIDVLYTGSQKVLNGQPGTSLISFSDKAKHKVYTRKTKPFSFYMDLTWLANFWGCDEKPRMYHHTTPVVSLYSLRESLALMVEQGLENCWQQHREAAAYLHGRLQELGLKLFVKDPAIRLPTITTVTVPPGYNWRDITNYLLDHFSIEVTGGLGPTLGKVLRIGLLGCNATRENVDRLIEALRQALQHCPQNKL, from the exons ATGTTCAGGGCACTGGCCAAGGCCAGTGTGGCCCTGGGCCCCAGAGCGGCAGGTTGGGTACGGACCATGGCTTCCCACCAGCTACTGGTACACCCCCCAGAGACCCTGCGAAAGCCCCTCTCTGTACCCAACAGGCTTCTGCTAGGGCCTGGCCCCTCCAACTTGGCTCCGAGAGTCCAGGTGGCCGGTGGTCTGCAAATGATTGGTCACATGCACGAGGAGATGTTACAG ATCATGGACGAGATCAAGCAAGGCATCCAGTATGTGTTCCAGACCCAGAACCCCCTCACGTTGGTCGTCACAGGCTCAGGACACTGTGCCCTGGAGACGGCCCTGTTCAACCTCCTGGAGCCGGGGGACTCCTTCCTGGTCGGGTCCAATGGCATATGGGGACAGCGAGCTGCAGAGATCGGGGAGCGGATAG GAGCCCGTGTACACTCGATGATTAAGGAGGCTGGATGCCACTACACACTTCAGGAGGTGGAAGAG GGCCTGGCTCAGCACAAGCCGGTGTTGCTGTTCCTGACCCACGGGGAGTCATCCAGTGGCGTGATGCAGCCCCTCGATGGCTTTGGAGAGCTGTGCCACAG GTACCAGTGCCTGCTCCTGATTGACGCCGTGGCTTCTCTGGGTGGAGTCCCCATCTACATGGACCAGCAAG gCATCGACGTCTTATATACAGGCTCCCAGAAGGTCCTGAATGGTCAGCCCGGGACCTCCCTCATCTCCTTCAGTGACAAGGCAAA ACACAAGGTCTACACTCGGAAGACAAAGCCCTTCTCCTTCTACATGGACCTCACATGGCTGGCCAACTTCTGGGGCTGCGACGAGAAGCCCAGGAT GTACCATCATACCACACCTGTTGTCAGCTTGTACAGCCTGAGGGAGAGCCTGGCACTCATGGTGGAGCAG GGCCTGGAAAATTGCTGGCAGCAACACCGCGAGGCCGCAGCATATCTACATGGGCGCCTGCAGGAGCTGGGCCTAAAGCTTTTTGTGAAGGACCCG GCAATCCGGCTGCCGACAATCACGACTGTGACTGTGCCTCCTGGCTACAACTGGAGAGACATCACCAACTACTTGCTAGATCACTTCAGCATCGAGGTCACGGGTGGCCTTGGGCCCACTCTGGGGAAG GTGCTGCGGATTGGTCTTCTGGGCTGCAATGCCACCCGAGAGAATGTGGACCGCCTGATAGAGGCCCTGAGACAGGCTCTGCAGCACTGTCCCCAGAACAAGCTGTGA